TTCCCTGAGCCGTCGCAAACGATTGCCGGACTGATCCAGCGCCGTCACTTTAGCGCCCGCCAGCGCCAGCTGGGCCGTTTTACCGCCAGGGGCGGCACAAAGATCGGCAACACGTTTGCCGGAGATATCGCCCAGCAGCCGCACCGGCATGCTGGCGGCAAGATCCTGCACCCACCAGGCGCCCTCGGTAAAACCTTCAAGCGAGGGAATCTGGCCTTCGAAATCTCCAAGGCGCACGCTGCCATTCGGCAAAACGGTGCCGCCCAGCTTTTCCGCCCACAGGGTCGGATCGGTCTTGACTGTAAGATCAATGGAGGACGGCGTCAGCTGTGCTTCGGAAATCCGTTGCGCCACGTCATCGCCATAAGCGGAAACAAGCCGCGCATAGAACCAGTCCGGCAACACCGGCACGTCGGCAATGGCCTGCTCGATTTCCGTTTTCTCCCGGCCAAGCCGCCTGAGAACCGCATTGACCAGCTTCACGAAACGCTTGTTGCGGGGGTCGCGATGGGCCTGCTCCACCGCCAGATCGACGGCGGAATGATCGGGGACATCGAGATAAAGCATCTGCGCCGCGCCGACGACAAGTACATGGTGCAGCGATCGCGCACCCTGTGGCAGCGGCCCGTCAAGCAGCATCGACAATGCCGTCTCAAGGCGGGGAAGGTGGCGAAGCGCACTGTTGACGATGGCTCTCACCAGCGCCCTGTCCGCAATGGAAAGCGCCCGATAGACGGGATTGCCATTTTCGCTATCCAGCATGCCATCAAGCGAGGTCTTCTTTTCCAGAACGGCAGCGAGAATTCGGGTCGCGGCGATGCGCGCAGCAAGGCCTGGCTTATCCTCGAACGACGAAGGGCCGTCTTCGCGGCCCCTGCCTTGTCCCGGTCTCGCTTGTCCAGATCTCGTTTTTTTGGACCGGGCCGGCTTATTCTGAATATCGGATGTCAAGACCACGGTCCCTTGCGCTCGTTTTCGTTGCTTCGTCCCGTATTGGGAACGGAGCCTGATTTGCGCAGAGGTCTACCACCCGATGGCGACGGCGTCGATGCTCGCGGGGAAAACTCCTGTGCCATGGCATGCAGCGCTGCCACGCGGTTTTCCGTATTCGGATGCGTGGAGAAGAGATTGTCCATGCGCTCACCGGAAAGGGGATTGATGATGAACATGTGCGCTGTTGCCGGGTTGCGCTCAGCATCGTCATTGTGAATTT
The Agrobacterium cucumeris DNA segment above includes these coding regions:
- a CDS encoding RsmB/NOP family class I SAM-dependent RNA methyltransferase, whose translation is MTSDIQNKPARSKKTRSGQARPGQGRGREDGPSSFEDKPGLAARIAATRILAAVLEKKTSLDGMLDSENGNPVYRALSIADRALVRAIVNSALRHLPRLETALSMLLDGPLPQGARSLHHVLVVGAAQMLYLDVPDHSAVDLAVEQAHRDPRNKRFVKLVNAVLRRLGREKTEIEQAIADVPVLPDWFYARLVSAYGDDVAQRISEAQLTPSSIDLTVKTDPTLWAEKLGGTVLPNGSVRLGDFEGQIPSLEGFTEGAWWVQDLAASMPVRLLGDISGKRVADLCAAPGGKTAQLALAGAKVTALDQSGNRLRRLRENLDRLGLHAETVEVNMLKYQPEQLFDAVLLDAPCSSTGTLRKHPDVCWTKDETDIAKLAALQGQMLRHALTLVGSGGIVVFSNCSLDPSEGEEMIAQVLAENPDVERIPVRKEDWPGMESAVSSEGDLRTTPDMFGGVDGFFSSVLLKK